A region of the Deinococcota bacterium genome:
TTATAGAAGTTGGCATTGCCGCCGTAGAGAAGGGTAGTCACGCCACCGCGCTCGAGATAGCGCATGAGTTCTTCGTTGGCCGCCTTGTTTAGTCTGTAGTCATCTCGGCGGGCTAGTGGCGGCACGGCCAAAACGGATGCGGAAAGGTCTTCAAAGGTTACGGGGGAGGTCTTCATGAGTTCATCCTTTCTTGAAGGCGTTCAACAAGTTTTCGCTCGAGCGCCTCAGCAGACCGATATCGCTGCCCACCGCGACGAAGGTGAAGCCCATATCGAGGTAGCGCTTGGCATCCTCTTCAAGGGGAGCGAGAATACCGACAGGTTTGCCGAGATGCCGACAGCGGCTGTAAGCCTCAGCGATCGCGTCTTGCACCTCTGGGTGACCACTATTGCCAAGATGGCCCATATTGGCCGCTAGATCCGAGGGGCCGATGAAAACGCCGTCCACGCCTTCAACATCGACAATTGCCTCCAGTTCAGCTAAGGCCGCACGTGTTTCTAGTTGGACAAGCAGGCAAAGTTCATCATGGACGCACCTGAAGTAGTCGGCGATGCGGCCGTAGCGGTTAGCGCGCTGGGCAACTGAAACACCACGCACGCCCTGCGGCGGGTAGCGCATGAAGGTAACAGCTTGGCTTGCCTCCTCGGCATTCTGGATGAAGGGCACGAGGAGAGTTTGCGCGCCGAT
Encoded here:
- a CDS encoding HpcH/HpaI aldolase/citrate lyase family protein codes for the protein MDMPINAFKRAILAGERQIGLWSGLGSGTALEIIAGSGYDWIVIDTEHSPNELPDVLEGLRAISGGTAMAVVRPAWNDVILIKRFLDIGAQTLLVPFIQNAEEASQAVTFMRYPPQGVRGVSVAQRANRYGRIADYFRCVHDELCLLVQLETRAALAELEAIVDVEGVDGVFIGPSDLAANMGHLGNSGHPEVQDAIAEAYSRCRHLGKPVGILAPLEEDAKRYLDMGFTFVAVGSDIGLLRRSSENLLNAFKKG